One part of the Mariniblastus fucicola genome encodes these proteins:
- a CDS encoding arylsulfatase, with translation MQCFSLLLCLFVALFCELKDCIALDGPGSPERKPNVILIMTDDMGYGDVGINGNTMLKTPHLDTLAKQSVRMTDFHVDPTCAETRAALMTGRYSCRTGVWHTIMGRSILRADELTMADVFASNGYATGIFGKWHLGDNYPFLPRHRGFQVEFIHGGGGVSQTPDAWGNDYFDDTYFRNGKPEKQKGYCTDVFFEATLDFIEDNRDKPFFAYLATNAAHGPYRCAKEYSQPYRDKGVEKTMSSFYGMITNIDDNVGKLCEKLNELGLKENTILIFTSDNGTARGMLKPDAIKKGYEWIGFNGGLSGTKASKLEGGHRVPFFVRWPDGKIGGGKELSTLTAQFDLLPTFVDLCELKMPREVEFDGSSLKELWLDPDGGSDLNDRTLVVHSQRIDKPEKWRSSSVMKQNWRLINGKYLYDLDSDRAQKKDVSRKYPEVVKELRSSYDKWWKSVSKQFDEYVRIPLGTDADPNVLLTCHDWHVTEGEVPWNQGKIKRDLSSNGFWAVDVRQAGKYKITLRARPAGVDYEFKAGKAKVKVGDLETETDIMDKSDSISLSMKLPVGPTLVQTWISEGKKNRGAYYVEVKRLDQ, from the coding sequence ATGCAGTGTTTTTCGCTTCTTTTGTGCCTGTTTGTTGCCTTGTTCTGCGAGCTAAAGGATTGCATCGCCCTCGACGGACCAGGAAGTCCTGAGAGGAAGCCGAACGTCATCCTGATCATGACGGACGACATGGGCTATGGCGATGTCGGCATCAACGGCAACACAATGCTGAAGACTCCGCATTTGGATACGCTCGCAAAACAAAGCGTACGGATGACTGATTTTCATGTCGATCCAACCTGTGCAGAAACGCGAGCGGCTTTGATGACGGGACGATACAGTTGTCGAACAGGAGTTTGGCACACGATCATGGGGCGTTCGATTCTTCGAGCCGATGAATTGACGATGGCTGATGTGTTCGCCAGCAACGGCTACGCGACCGGGATTTTCGGTAAGTGGCATTTGGGCGACAATTATCCCTTCCTACCACGGCATCGTGGTTTTCAGGTTGAGTTTATTCACGGCGGCGGTGGCGTTAGTCAAACTCCTGACGCGTGGGGCAACGATTACTTCGATGATACGTACTTTCGCAACGGTAAACCTGAGAAGCAAAAGGGATACTGTACCGATGTCTTTTTTGAGGCAACGCTTGATTTCATTGAAGACAATCGCGACAAACCATTCTTTGCTTACCTCGCGACGAATGCGGCTCATGGCCCTTATCGATGTGCGAAAGAATATTCGCAACCCTATCGTGATAAAGGTGTCGAAAAAACCATGTCTTCTTTCTACGGCATGATCACCAATATTGATGACAACGTTGGAAAGCTGTGTGAAAAGCTCAATGAACTGGGGCTGAAAGAGAACACGATTCTGATCTTTACTTCTGACAACGGGACAGCTCGCGGCATGCTGAAGCCGGACGCGATCAAGAAAGGTTACGAGTGGATTGGCTTCAACGGCGGTCTGAGTGGCACGAAGGCGTCAAAGCTTGAAGGCGGACACCGCGTTCCGTTTTTTGTTCGCTGGCCTGATGGAAAAATCGGAGGCGGTAAGGAGCTTTCGACACTGACCGCTCAATTCGACTTGCTGCCAACGTTTGTCGATCTTTGCGAGCTTAAAATGCCTCGTGAAGTTGAGTTTGATGGTAGCTCCCTAAAGGAACTTTGGCTCGACCCCGATGGTGGATCAGATCTGAATGATCGCACGCTTGTCGTCCACTCGCAGCGTATCGACAAGCCAGAAAAATGGAGAAGCAGCTCCGTTATGAAACAGAACTGGCGATTGATTAACGGAAAGTATCTGTACGACCTCGATTCGGACCGAGCCCAGAAGAAAGACGTTTCAAGAAAGTACCCGGAAGTCGTCAAAGAACTTCGAAGCAGCTACGACAAATGGTGGAAAAGCGTTTCGAAACAGTTTGACGAATACGTCAGAATTCCGTTGGGCACCGACGCTGATCCCAACGTGTTACTCACCTGTCATGACTGGCATGTTACCGAAGGCGAAGTTCCGTGGAATCAGGGAAAGATAAAACGTGATCTTTCGTCGAACGGTTTTTGGGCAGTCGATGTTCGGCAGGCTGGCAAGTATAAAATCACACTTCGTGCTCGTCCGGCCGGTGTCGACTATGAATTCAAAGCTGGCAAGGCGAAAGTAAAAGTCGGAGATCTGGAAACAGAAACCGACATCATGGATAAATCAGACTCGATTTCGTTGTCGATGAAGCTGCCCGTTGGCCCAACTCTCGTGCAAACTTGGATCTCAGAGGGAAAAAAGAATCGCGGCGCGTACTACGTGGAAGTCAAACGACTTGATCAATGA
- a CDS encoding sugar porter family MFS transporter, whose amino-acid sequence MHPKRSMQNRLFIWSLTAALAGFLFGFDTVVISGAEKTIQSLWQLSPGTHGWAMSMALWGTVLGSMIGGFPTDRLGRKSTLLWIGVLYFVSAIWSAAATDVYSFMIARFIGGVGVGISTVAAPLYISEISPSGQRGWMAGMFQFNIVFGILVALVSNALISGLGENAWRWMLGVEAIPAILYTLFCFGLPKSPRWLIAVKKDRLTAEKILTQINPESDQAKVSSMADEIEQSAPQEDASNGKFWSSQLRKPIALAFLIAFFNQLSGINIILYFAPRLLGLAGFEDPFTAAIGLGLVNLVFTFVGLWLIDKLGRKSLLLIGSIGYILSLGVCGWAFLTNDDFKVVSNAQNVIDAAGVVSMLDSVDYREVSDSEKANARAALGKASVELAKDSDASGARNGVAEIVTVAEEVKAAASKRLGSSSYLVLGCLLAFIASHAVGQGAVIWVFISEIFPNSHRAAGQAFGCFTHWILAALLTLLFPIVIANVDAGWLFVFFCFMMCLQLLWVVTMVPETKGVPLEKIQKMLGLN is encoded by the coding sequence ATTCACCCAAAACGATCAATGCAAAATCGACTTTTTATATGGTCACTAACCGCCGCACTCGCAGGATTCCTGTTCGGTTTTGACACGGTCGTCATCTCCGGCGCCGAAAAGACAATTCAGTCGCTGTGGCAGTTGTCGCCCGGCACGCATGGTTGGGCGATGAGCATGGCTCTATGGGGCACGGTACTCGGATCGATGATCGGCGGATTCCCGACGGATCGGCTGGGTAGGAAGTCGACGCTACTGTGGATTGGAGTTCTGTATTTCGTTTCCGCGATCTGGTCGGCGGCCGCAACCGATGTTTATTCGTTCATGATCGCCAGATTCATTGGTGGCGTTGGCGTTGGCATCTCAACCGTTGCCGCACCGCTGTACATTTCGGAAATTTCGCCGTCTGGCCAGCGGGGTTGGATGGCTGGAATGTTTCAGTTCAACATCGTGTTCGGGATTTTGGTGGCGCTGGTTTCGAACGCTCTTATTAGTGGCTTGGGCGAAAACGCGTGGCGCTGGATGCTTGGCGTCGAAGCGATTCCGGCGATTCTCTATACGCTGTTTTGCTTTGGGCTTCCGAAGAGTCCGCGTTGGCTGATTGCCGTTAAGAAGGATCGACTTACGGCAGAGAAAATTTTGACTCAAATTAATCCTGAGTCCGATCAGGCAAAAGTCTCTTCGATGGCGGATGAGATTGAGCAGTCCGCCCCGCAAGAAGATGCGAGCAACGGAAAGTTCTGGTCGTCTCAGTTGCGAAAGCCGATTGCGCTCGCCTTTCTGATCGCATTCTTCAATCAGCTTTCTGGCATCAACATCATTTTGTACTTTGCTCCACGCTTGCTTGGGCTTGCTGGATTCGAAGACCCATTCACGGCGGCCATTGGTCTTGGCTTGGTGAACCTCGTGTTCACTTTTGTGGGGCTTTGGCTGATCGACAAGCTTGGAAGGAAGTCTTTGCTGTTGATTGGTTCGATCGGCTACATCCTCTCCTTGGGCGTTTGTGGTTGGGCTTTCCTGACCAATGATGATTTCAAAGTCGTTTCCAATGCTCAGAATGTCATCGATGCTGCGGGCGTTGTTTCGATGCTTGATTCGGTGGATTACCGCGAAGTTTCCGATTCAGAGAAAGCAAACGCCAGAGCTGCCTTAGGTAAGGCCTCAGTTGAGTTGGCCAAAGATTCGGACGCAAGCGGCGCGCGTAACGGTGTAGCGGAAATCGTCACCGTCGCAGAAGAAGTGAAAGCCGCCGCTTCGAAACGTCTCGGATCGTCAAGCTACTTGGTGCTCGGTTGCTTGTTGGCGTTCATTGCTTCCCACGCCGTCGGTCAAGGAGCCGTGATCTGGGTCTTCATCTCTGAGATCTTCCCCAATTCGCATCGAGCCGCCGGCCAGGCGTTTGGCTGCTTTACGCACTGGATCCTGGCGGCATTGTTAACGTTGCTGTTTCCGATCGTGATTGCGAACGTAGACGCTGGATGGCTATTCGTGTTCTTTTGCTTCATGATGTGTTTGCAACTTCTTTGGGTGGTGACCATGGTTCCGGAAACCAAAGGCGTGCCGCTGGAAAAGATCCAAAAAATGTTAGGGCTGAACTGA
- a CDS encoding DUF6786 family protein: protein MQRFDITENSVSASYTFADDLAFLNKHTDIVLLRDGDASVAVAPAYQGRVMTSTFDQESGPSFGWINRPVIEKGLLSDEDRKGALEEHIYIFGGEERFWLGPEGGQYALFFKPGTGFTFDDWTTPAAIDTDRFKLVSQTESSAIFSHDTELINHSGTKFKVGIERTVELLDKKKAATLLSVELGDGLRMVGYETDNRITNTGTKAWKPETGLMSIWILGMYNPSPKTTVVIPFKTGDEKHFGPKVNDTYFGKVPPEYLQVQEDTLFFRGDGTRRGKIGVNAQRSKGIAGSYDATGKVLNIVTYNVQDAPEGFVNSMWELQDKPYSGDVINSYNDGSPEEGKPPLGPFYELETSSPAAALEPGETIKHVQRTFHIQGSEEQLNALTEKLLGVSLDLIKSAF from the coding sequence ATTCAACGTTTTGATATTACAGAAAATTCTGTTTCAGCAAGCTACACCTTCGCCGATGACTTGGCCTTTTTGAACAAGCATACGGACATTGTTCTGTTGCGAGATGGTGATGCATCAGTCGCCGTCGCTCCCGCTTATCAGGGCCGTGTGATGACCAGTACGTTCGATCAAGAATCCGGCCCAAGCTTTGGCTGGATCAATCGGCCTGTCATCGAAAAAGGTTTGCTTTCTGACGAAGACAGGAAAGGCGCACTTGAGGAGCACATCTACATCTTCGGCGGCGAAGAAAGATTTTGGCTGGGCCCCGAAGGCGGTCAGTACGCACTTTTTTTCAAGCCGGGAACCGGGTTCACGTTTGATGACTGGACGACGCCTGCCGCGATCGATACTGATCGGTTCAAGTTGGTGAGCCAGACCGAATCGTCGGCTATCTTCTCGCACGACACAGAGTTGATCAACCACAGCGGCACCAAGTTTAAAGTTGGTATCGAGCGAACGGTGGAGCTTCTGGACAAAAAGAAAGCCGCGACTCTGTTGAGCGTTGAGCTTGGCGACGGCCTGCGAATGGTGGGTTATGAAACGGACAACCGAATCACCAATACGGGAACGAAAGCGTGGAAACCAGAAACCGGTTTGATGTCGATTTGGATCCTGGGCATGTACAACCCATCGCCAAAAACCACAGTCGTGATTCCGTTCAAAACAGGCGACGAAAAACATTTCGGCCCGAAAGTCAATGACACCTATTTCGGCAAAGTTCCACCAGAATACCTGCAGGTCCAGGAAGACACCCTGTTCTTTCGCGGCGACGGCACAAGGCGCGGGAAGATCGGCGTCAATGCCCAGCGATCAAAAGGCATCGCTGGAAGTTACGACGCCACCGGCAAGGTACTCAATATCGTGACCTACAACGTTCAGGATGCTCCCGAAGGATTCGTCAATTCGATGTGGGAACTACAAGACAAGCCGTACTCCGGAGATGTTATCAACTCGTACAACGACGGGTCGCCGGAAGAAGGAAAGCCACCGCTTGGTCCGTTCTACGAGCTGGAAACTTCTTCGCCGGCCGCTGCTCTTGAGCCAGGCGAAACGATAAAGCATGTTCAGAGAACATTTCATATCCAGGGTTCTGAAGAGCAACTCAATGCATTGACAGAGAAACTTCTGGGCGTGTCGCTGGACTTAATCAAGTCAGCGTTTTGA
- a CDS encoding sulfatase, which translates to MNKIGVGFFNIMVLILAFSSDVSAQPAQPSNDAQKPNFVFFLVDDLGWMDIGANGSPFYETPNVDKLADEGIRFTQAYAGSPVCSPTRASILTGKNPARINLTQYIGGSGNPDYERNLPLEEVTFPELLQEAGYKNVFLGKWHLNNRNGEVTHWPDKHGFDINIGGHFRGGLYLKNKYFSPWDIPNLENGPAGEYMTDRLADEAVNFINQKHDSPFLLYFSFYNVHAPFSAPKALVEKYTTKRDTLGLAGESRFQTFKHGNKQIRYRDKQDHATYAAMVESMDEAVGKVLESVKAQGIEDKTVVVFFSDNGGLSTSEGTPTANTPLRAGKGWLYEGGIREPAIIKWPGVARPTVSDAVITSMDFCPTILDMAGLSLRPELHVDGKSLVPLLKREVEKVHDTTYFHYPHRSNQKGRPSSAIRKGNHKLIVFFDDGHKELYDLSQDIGETKDLSGKMPELTASLYADLRSWWKEVDARFPKEFSMN; encoded by the coding sequence ATGAACAAAATTGGCGTCGGCTTCTTCAACATTATGGTTTTAATTCTTGCCTTTTCTTCTGACGTATCAGCGCAGCCTGCTCAACCATCCAATGATGCTCAGAAACCGAACTTCGTCTTCTTTCTCGTCGACGATCTAGGCTGGATGGATATCGGGGCCAACGGCAGTCCATTTTACGAAACGCCGAACGTCGACAAACTAGCGGACGAAGGCATTCGGTTTACTCAAGCCTACGCTGGTTCGCCCGTTTGTTCACCAACGAGAGCGTCGATTCTGACAGGAAAAAACCCTGCTCGAATCAACCTAACGCAGTACATTGGAGGATCCGGCAACCCGGACTACGAACGCAATCTTCCGTTGGAGGAGGTAACGTTTCCGGAGCTACTTCAAGAAGCCGGATACAAAAATGTTTTCCTTGGCAAATGGCACCTCAACAACCGAAATGGCGAAGTCACACACTGGCCGGACAAGCATGGATTCGATATCAATATCGGCGGTCATTTTCGCGGCGGTTTGTACCTAAAGAACAAGTACTTCTCACCTTGGGACATCCCGAATCTTGAGAATGGGCCAGCCGGCGAATACATGACCGATCGCCTTGCGGATGAGGCCGTGAACTTCATCAATCAAAAGCACGACTCGCCGTTTCTTCTTTACTTTTCGTTTTACAACGTTCACGCGCCGTTCTCTGCCCCCAAAGCTTTAGTTGAAAAATACACAACGAAACGCGACACATTGGGTTTGGCTGGCGAATCACGATTCCAAACTTTTAAACATGGCAATAAGCAGATCAGGTATCGTGACAAGCAGGACCACGCCACCTATGCGGCGATGGTTGAATCGATGGACGAGGCGGTTGGAAAGGTACTCGAATCGGTCAAGGCTCAAGGCATCGAAGATAAAACCGTCGTCGTTTTCTTTTCCGACAATGGAGGCCTTTCGACTTCCGAAGGTACACCAACGGCGAACACACCGCTGAGAGCCGGCAAGGGTTGGCTATATGAAGGCGGAATTCGAGAGCCTGCGATCATCAAGTGGCCTGGCGTTGCAAGGCCGACTGTTTCGGATGCAGTCATTACCAGCATGGATTTTTGCCCAACGATTCTGGATATGGCGGGACTTTCGCTTCGCCCCGAATTGCACGTAGACGGAAAAAGCCTTGTGCCGCTTCTGAAACGAGAGGTAGAGAAAGTTCACGACACAACGTACTTCCATTATCCGCATCGATCGAACCAGAAAGGTAGACCCAGCAGCGCCATTCGCAAAGGGAATCACAAGCTGATCGTCTTCTTCGACGATGGCCACAAAGAACTTTACGATCTCAGCCAAGATATTGGTGAGACGAAGGATCTGTCAGGCAAAATGCCTGAACTCACCGCCAGCTTGTATGCTGACTTGCGATCCTGGTGGAAGGAAGTTGATGCTCGATTCCCCAAAGAATTCTCAATGAACTAG
- a CDS encoding sulfatase, with the protein MMRTRTFYTIVLSICQIAVSTGGNCVHGQETSQTKSTPNIVLIMADDLGWKDLHCYGNENVDTPNLDRLAKQGLLFTDAYSAASVCTPTRAALMTGESPARLNITNHAGGHPPNFQKPGTNLVTPLWLRHLPLERITIAEQLKQAGYATGFVGKWHLSHRSRSDEGEDLPSEPELRAEHQGFDINIGGCRFGGPPSYFSPYKIPNLDGKFDGEYLPDRCADECIDFIKSAKAENDRPFFLCWWNYSVHYPFQAPDDLIAKYEKRKGPGVENPTYAAMIEGMDASIGKLLKSIDDQGLSEDTLVIFTSDNGPFAANVKPLRAEKGYLYEGGIRVPMIVRWPGRVRPASQTATPVITMDIHASILEAANLKADPSNTPDGVSLLPMLKEESQLKRKSIFFHYPNYAFHKKNRMASAIRSGEYKLIKFYDDESVELYNLKDDIGEANDLSKSMPEMTQQLQSELESWLEETKASQPQHADADSNGFPGDKVDFNGFDRYTFKVNDVQLSVVCPQKAAPGKPWLWRSMFWGGTKDATRRVTLMDLELVKQGYHVVIRPGDASGHPRGNASIDVAWDYLTKQHGFARKVSMGSMSRETLALFRWASSNPDKVASIYVDNGVCSVKSWPGGRLVPGTGSSADGAPKSWELLKKTYGFASNEEALAAKVSPIDWLDPLAKAGVPILLCSGTKDSTVPYEENAAILMKRYKELGGNVKVILEEKDHHPHGLENSAPVIEFIKKNNPTNQMQ; encoded by the coding sequence ATGATGAGAACTCGAACGTTTTACACCATCGTGTTGTCCATCTGCCAAATCGCAGTTTCGACAGGTGGGAATTGTGTTCATGGCCAGGAAACAAGCCAGACTAAATCAACTCCCAATATCGTTTTGATCATGGCGGACGATCTTGGCTGGAAGGATCTGCATTGCTACGGCAATGAAAACGTTGACACGCCCAACCTCGATCGCCTGGCGAAGCAGGGTCTGCTCTTTACGGATGCCTATTCAGCGGCTTCGGTTTGCACACCGACACGAGCAGCTTTGATGACGGGAGAATCACCGGCGCGTTTGAACATCACGAATCATGCCGGAGGACATCCGCCAAATTTTCAGAAACCCGGCACGAACTTGGTGACGCCGTTGTGGCTGCGGCACCTGCCACTTGAGCGAATCACGATTGCCGAACAGCTCAAGCAGGCTGGCTATGCAACTGGCTTTGTCGGAAAGTGGCATCTGTCCCACCGTTCCAGGTCTGACGAGGGTGAGGACTTGCCAAGCGAACCGGAACTTCGCGCCGAACACCAAGGCTTCGATATCAATATTGGAGGCTGTCGATTCGGTGGTCCACCGAGCTATTTCAGCCCGTACAAGATCCCCAATCTGGACGGGAAATTCGACGGCGAGTATTTGCCTGATCGATGCGCTGATGAATGCATCGACTTCATTAAGTCGGCCAAAGCAGAAAATGATCGACCATTTTTTCTTTGTTGGTGGAATTATTCTGTTCACTATCCGTTTCAAGCTCCGGATGATTTGATTGCCAAATACGAAAAGAGAAAAGGACCAGGAGTCGAGAATCCAACTTATGCAGCGATGATTGAGGGCATGGATGCTTCGATCGGCAAGCTTCTCAAATCAATCGATGATCAAGGATTGAGCGAAGACACGCTTGTGATCTTTACGTCGGACAATGGACCGTTTGCGGCGAACGTCAAGCCACTGCGTGCCGAAAAAGGGTACCTGTACGAAGGCGGTATTCGAGTTCCGATGATTGTTCGCTGGCCAGGTCGCGTTCGTCCCGCTAGTCAGACTGCAACGCCGGTGATCACGATGGACATTCATGCATCGATCCTCGAAGCGGCGAACCTGAAGGCGGATCCGTCCAATACTCCTGACGGTGTTTCTCTGTTGCCGATGCTCAAAGAAGAATCACAACTGAAACGCAAGTCGATCTTTTTCCACTACCCGAACTACGCGTTTCACAAAAAGAATCGAATGGCCAGCGCGATTCGCTCAGGCGAGTACAAGTTAATCAAGTTTTACGATGACGAATCTGTCGAGCTTTACAACTTGAAGGATGACATCGGTGAAGCCAACGACCTGTCAAAGTCGATGCCAGAAATGACTCAGCAGCTTCAGTCTGAATTGGAATCATGGCTGGAGGAAACCAAAGCTAGCCAGCCTCAACACGCCGATGCTGATTCGAACGGCTTTCCTGGCGACAAAGTTGATTTTAATGGCTTTGATCGCTACACGTTTAAAGTGAACGATGTACAGCTGTCTGTCGTTTGTCCGCAGAAAGCGGCACCGGGAAAGCCGTGGCTCTGGCGGAGCATGTTCTGGGGTGGTACGAAAGATGCGACGCGGCGTGTGACTCTGATGGATCTTGAGCTGGTCAAGCAGGGCTATCATGTGGTGATTCGTCCGGGCGATGCATCTGGCCATCCTCGCGGAAACGCATCGATCGATGTTGCCTGGGATTATCTGACCAAACAACATGGGTTCGCCAGGAAAGTATCTATGGGATCAATGAGCCGCGAAACGTTGGCGCTGTTCCGATGGGCGTCTTCCAACCCCGACAAGGTCGCGAGCATCTATGTCGACAATGGCGTCTGCAGCGTAAAAAGTTGGCCGGGCGGAAGGCTTGTTCCCGGAACGGGCTCATCGGCCGATGGTGCGCCGAAGTCATGGGAGTTGCTAAAGAAAACATACGGCTTTGCATCAAACGAAGAGGCATTAGCAGCGAAGGTAAGCCCAATCGACTGGTTGGATCCACTGGCCAAAGCGGGCGTTCCGATCTTGTTGTGCAGCGGCACGAAGGACTCGACGGTGCCTTATGAAGAGAACGCTGCGATACTAATGAAACGATACAAAGAGCTCGGCGGCAACGTCAAAGTAATTCTCGAGGAAAAAGACCATCATCCACATGGCCTTGAGAATTCGGCGCCAGTGATCGAGTTCATCAAGAAAAATAATCCAACTAACCAGATGCAATAA